The sequence ACCAAGCCCTTTTCGCCGAAGGAGTTGGTGGCGCGTATCAAGGCGGTTATGCGGCGGATATCGCCGATGGCAGTTGAAGAAGTGATTGAAATGCAAGGGTTAAGCCTTGACCCCTCCTCTCATCGAGTGATGGCTAATGAGCAAGCACTAGAGATGGGGCCAACCGAGTTTAAGTTGCTGCACTTTTTTATGACCCATCCTGAACGTGTTTACAGCCGTGAACAGTTGCTTAATTATGTCTGGGGCACTAACGTTTATGTAGAAGATCGTACGGTTGACGTGCATATTCGTCGGCTACGCAAGGCGCTTGAAGTTGATGGTCATGATCGCATGGTACAAACTGTCCGGGGAACTGGATACCGTTTCTCAACGCGCTACTGAGTTTTCAGTGCCGGAGAATTCGTCGTGTTAGAACGTTTATCATGGAAAACGCTGGCTTTAGAGCTGGCTCTTTTTTGTTTGCCAGCACTGCTGCTGGGTGCTTTTATCGGGTATCTCCCTTGGTTGTTGCTGGTATCCGTGCTCGCGGCGCTGGTCTGGAACTTCTATAACCAACTCAAATTATCTCACTGGCTGTGGTTAGACCGTAGCATGACCCCTCCTGCGGGGCGTTGGAGCTGGGAGCCGCTGTTTTACGGCTTGTACCAGATGCAACTGAGAAATCGTCGGCGTCGGCGTGAGTTAGCATTACTTATCAAGCGATTCCGTAGCGGGGCCGAGTCACTACCAGACGCAGTGGTTATCACGACCATTGATGGCAATATCTTCTGGTGTAACGGCTTGGCTCAGCAATTGCTCGGGTTCCGTTGGCCGGAGGATAATGGGCAGCATATTCTCAACTTATTGCGCTATCCTGAATTCAGCCAATACCTGCAACAACAAACCTTTTCCCGCCCGCTGACCCTGCAATTGAACAATGGTTATTACGTCGAGTTCCGCGTGATGCCTTATTCTGAGGGGCAATTATTGATGGTCGCCCGTGATGTGACTCAAATGCGTCAGTTGGAAGGGGCGAGACGTAATTTCTTTGCTAACGTCAGCCACGAGCTGCGCACCCCGCTGACGGTGTTGCAGGGCTATCTGGAAATGATGCATGACCAAGAGTTAGCTGGGCCATTACGGGACAAAGCACTAGGGACGATGCAGGAGCAGACCAAGCGCATGGATGGACTGGTTAAACAACTATTGACGCTATCACGTATTGAAGCTGCACCTAATGTGGATATGAATGAGCGGGTGGATATTCCGTTGATGCTCAAGGTATTGCAGCATGAGGTGCAGGCGCTGAGTAATGGTCGCCATGAGATTACTTTCCGGGTGAACGAGCAGTTAAAGGTGTTTGGCAATGAAGACCAACTGCGCAGTGCGGTATCAAATCTGGTCTATAACGCGGTCAATCACACTCCTGAGGGCACTAAAATTGAGGTGTGTTGGCAGCAAACACCGCAAGGCGCGCAATTTCAGGTCAGCGACAATGGGCCGGGGATTGGTCCGGAACATGTGCCACGGCTGACGGAACGTTTCTATCGGGTGGATAAAGCGCGATCACGGCAAACGGGCGGCAGTGGGTTGGGGCTGGCGATTGTGAAACATGCATTGAGCCACCACGACGCGCGTTTAGAGGTGATGAGTGAAATTGGTCTGGGCACGCGATTTATCTTTACCTTGCCGAACCGGTTGATTGTTCCCACAGTTTTAGCCGAGAATGCAGTCAAATCCTAACACTGCATGGATATTAAGCTGATGAGATGGGGAAAATGGGCGCTGTTCACCGCCATGCTAGGGTTGTGCTATGGCGTTTTCGCGCAACAGGTGGTGCTATCTCCAATGATGACGCAGCACTCATCATCGTCAGTTTCTACTGCTCATACCCTGTCAGGCAATCTCTCCAGTGTTGGCTCTGATACCTTAGCCAACTTGATCTCCTTATGGGCTGACGATTTCAATCATCACTATCCCGGCGTTAATTTGCAGATTCAGGCGGCAGGATCTTCAACTGCCCCTGCCGCCTTGGCCGCTGGGGCTGCCCAACTTGGCCCGATGAGTCGGCCAATGAAAAATGGTGAAATTAGCGCATTTATTCAACGTTATGGCTATCCGCCGCTGGCTGTACCTGTGGCCGTCGATGCCTTAGTGGTTTTTGTTCATCAGGACAACCCACTGAATAAACTGAATTTATCTCAGCTTGATGCTATTTTCTCGCAAAATCGCCGCTGTGGGGCGCTCCGCCCAGTTCAGCGCTTTGGTGAATTGGGGCTGGAGGGGGACTGGGCGGCTCGCGCGTTGCAGCGTTACAGCCGAAATTCAGCCTCGGGAACCTATGGCTACTTTAAGCATCGGGTGCTGTGCGATGGCGATTTTATAAATAATGTCAATGAGTTGCCCGGTTCTGCATCTGTGGTGCAAGCCGTAGCAGAGTCATTAAATGGCATTGGCTATGCCAGTATCGGTTTTCGTAACAGTGGTGTTAAACCACTGGCACTGGCGGCCTCTGGGCAGGATTTTGTGCTGCCGACGCCCGAAAATGTTAAAGATGGCCGCTATCCTTTGTCGCGCTATCTCTATATTTACATCAATAAGGCACCGGGCCAGCCGTTGGAGCCCCTCACTGCGGCATTCCTTGAGCGCGTGTTATCACCGGAAGGGCAAAAGCAGGCAGCCCATGACGGCTATTTGCCATTGCCACCTGATGTGCTGATGCGCACCCGAAAAGCTTTGGGTTTTGCTGATTAGTCTGTTTCCAATGTCACTTTTCATCCACGTAATCAGGTGCGATTACCCGTGATAAAAAACCGCTACTGACCGATGATATTTTCACCAGATTCGCTGAGTTGGTGGGGTGATATTGACGATAAAATGTTAACGGTTGGATATAAATGATACAAATCTTGTGGGGTGTATTTATCTAAATCTGGCACGATTAACTGGTTTGGTGAAATTATCTGGATGATGACTCTGCTTTTATGATCCTCACTTGCCTTTCTCCGCTATAAACGGTCTACTTAGCGCCGTTGTTGGCCTATTCCACCTGCAAATAACTTCAAAAACACTGCATACTGACGAAATAGATTGCTTATTAACCGCCGGAGTTTGCGTTTATCAGAGCTTTGTATCGTTTCGATCACGTCGGAAAGACCGCAACTTAGGACTTTTTCTTTTGGTCATTTAACTAGGCAACGCACATCACTATGAGTCATCGTTTATCGTCTAAAGATATTATGGCATTAGGTTTTATGACCTTTGCCTTATTCGTCGGGGCTGGCAATATCATCTTCCCGCCGATGGTAGGTTTACAATCGGGTGAACATGTTTGGGTGGCGGCGCTGGGCTTCCTGATTACTGCGGTTGGATTGCCGGTCATTACGGTTATCGCGCTGGCACGTGTCGGCGGTGGCATTGATGCTCTGAGCACCCCGATTGGCCGCAGTGCTGGTCTGGTGCTGGCGACCGTTTGCTATCTGGCAGTCGGCCCACTGTTTGCTACCCCACGTACTGCAACTGTTTCCTTCGAAGTGGGTATTGCCCCTTTGACGGGTGATGGTCCATTGCCTCTGTTTATCTATAGCGTGGTTTATTTCGCTCTGGTTATCGGAATTTCGCTATATCCAGGCCGTTTACTGGATACGGTCGGGCATATCCTGGCACCGCTGAAGATTTTGGCGCTGGCGATTCTGGGTATCGCCGCACTGCTTTGGCCAGCAGGCCCATTGATTCCCGCTACGGATGCTTATCAGCAAGTGCCGTTCTCCTCCGGCTTCGTGAATGGTTATCTGACCATGGATACCTTAGGAGCCTTGGTCTTCGGTATTGTTATCGTCAATGCGGCTCGTTCACGTGGCGTGGTTTCCGCCAAGTTGTTGACGCGCTATACCATCTGGGCTGGGTTGATTGCTGGGATCGGTTTGACACTGGTCTATCTGAGCTTGTTTAAGCTGGGTTCCAGCAGTGGTAGTTTGGTGCCAGAGGCACAAAATGGTGCCGTGGTATTACATGCTTACGTGCAGCACACCTTTGGTGGCTTGGGCAGTGTGTTCTTGGCTGCATTGATCTTCATCGCCTGTATGGTGACGGCGGTGGGCCTGACCTGCGCTTGTGCTGAATTCTTTGCCCAATACTTGCCATTATCTTACCGAGCGCTGGTGTTTATCCTCGGTATCTTCTCGATGATGGTCTCGAATCTGGGACTGAGCCATCTGATTCAGATCTCCATTCCGGTACTGACGGCAATTTACCCGCCATGTATCGTGCTAGTGCTGATGAGTTTCACTCTGCGCTGGTGGAATCATGCCTCACGCATTGTGGCTCCAGTGATGTTGGTCAGTTTGTTGTTTGGTATCCTTGATGCCGTGAAAGCCTCCGCTTTTGCACACTTCCTACCCGAATGGACGCAGCATTTGCCGCTGGCAGAGCAAGGTCTGGCGTGGTTATCACCTTCGCTGCTGGTATTCGTCATCGTAGGGTTGTACGATCGCGTCTGTTGTCGTCAGGAAGTTGCTGCCAAGCAATAACGGCACAGCGATAGGATTTTTTAGCCACGGCTCATACCCGTGGCTTTTTGCTGAAAAAAAGACGGGGCTTTGTTCATGGAATTACCAGTCAAAAATAAGCTGAAACGCGGCCTAACGACACGCCATATCCGTTTTATGGCATTGGGGTCAGCAATAGGTACAGGCTTATTCTATGGTTCGGCTGATGCAATAAGAATGGCGGGGCCAAGCGTATTATTGGCATACCTGATTGGTGGTGTGGTGGCATTTATCATCATGCGCGCCTTGGGCGAAATGTCAGTGAATAACCCGCAGGCCAGCTCTTTCTCTCGTTATGCACAAGATTACCTTGGGCCAATGGCGGGTTATATCACCGGCTGGACCTACTGCTTTGAGATTCTGATTGTTGCGATTGCGGATGTGACCGCCTTTGGTATCTATATGGGGGTCTGGTTCCCGCATGTCGATCACTGGGTATGGGTGCTGAGTGTTGTTCTGATCATTGGCGCAGTCAATATGATGAGCGTTAAGGTCTTTGGCGAGCTGGAGTTCTGGTTCTCATTCTTCAAAGTTGCCACCATTATCATCATGATTCTGGCCGGTATCGGCATCATCGTTTGGGGGATTGGCAACGGCGGGCAAGCAACCGGGATTCATAATCTATGGACCCATGGCGGCTTCTTTAGTAATGGTTTTGTCGGCATGATTCTATCATTACAGCTGGTGATGTTTGCTTACGGCGGTATTGAGATTATCGGTATTACTGCGGGTGAAGCTGAGAACCCGAAAAAATCCATCCCGAAAGCGATCAACTCCGTTCCATGGCGTATTTTGGTGTTCTACGTCGGTACTCTGTTCGTCATCATGTCTATTTACCCATGGAATCAAGTTGGCACCAACGGTAGTCCGTTTGTACTGACCTTCCAGCATATGGGGATTACAGTTGCGGCCGGCATTCTGAATTTTGTGGTGATCACCGCGTCGTTATCCGCCATTAACAGTGATGTGTTCGGTGTTGGGCGCATGCTGAACGGCATGGCAGAGCAGGGTCATGCACCAAAAGCCTTTGCCGCGATTTCCAAACGCGGTGTGCCGTGGGTCACGGTGTTAGTGATGATGGGCGCTATGCTGACGGCGGTTTACCTAAACTACATCATGCCGGAAAATGTGTTCTTGGTGATCGCCTCACTCGCGACCTTTGCGACCGTTTGGGTGTGGATTATGATCCTGTTCTCTCAGATTGGTTTCCGTCGCTCGCTGAGCAAAGCGCAAATTAAGGCGCTAGACTTCCCTCTGCGTGGTGGCACTTTCACCTCTGTTCTGGCTATCATTTTCTTGGTGTTTATCATTGGTCTGATTGGTTGGTTCCCAACAACCCGAATTTCACTGTATGTGGGTTTAGTGTGGATTGCGTTGCTGTTGGTGGGCTACTACTTCAAGGTCAACCACCAGAAAAAACAAGCGAAACAGGCGAAACTCGCGGAGTAATGCTGAGTTGAACTGCATATCAAACCGGGCGATGTTATCTCCCGGTTTTTTTATCGGTGCGATTTGCTTAGAACCTCTCTCCGCCCCCGCTCTCATCCCCGATATTTATGCAGATAGATGAGGGTAAGCCTCCCGTAATATGGCATTGTTTATACCGGTTACATTTAACAGGTGAATGTGTCGCGGCGTTAATGTCTGCACCAGATAGCCTTAACAGCAATCGTTTTGGTTAAAGCAGGAGAGTTTTATGCTTAGTGGTTGGCATCTACCGGTCCCGCCGTTTGTCCGTCAGCGGGGCGACGCATTGCACATGACATTTTGGTTAGATGGAGAGTGGTTGCAGGGTGATAAGTTGCCCGCGCAGGTTTTCTTGCGCTGCGAACCAGATAATGAGGAGTGGCTGCTCACTATGGAGGGGGAGCAACGTGATGGTTTCTGGTGTTACCGCGCGACCTTGCCACTGCATGAAGGTCAGCCCACACGGCGCTACTGTTTTAAGTTGCTGTGGGATGACGACCAGCTCTGGTTCGGCCCATTAGGGTTTTCAATTGTTCCTCCGGCGCAGTTGGCCCAATTTGCCATTGATGTGCCGGACAGCGGCCCGGATTGGGTTGCTGACCAAGTTTTCTATCAAATATTCCCTGATCGTTTTGCCAGCAGCCAAGGTGAGCATGGTGTGCAGGATGGCTGTTATATCCACCATGCTGCGGGCCATCCGGTCTCCCGCCGTGAGTGGCAGCAGCCGCTGGATGATGTGAATGCCGCCTCGACATTCTATGGCGGCGATCTGGCGGGTATCACGCAAAAACTCCCCTATTTGCAACAGTTGGGTGTGACTGCGCTGTACCTGAATCCCATTTTCACCGCGCCGAGTGTGCATAAATACGATACGCAAGATTATTATCAGGTCGATCCCTATCTCGGTGGTGAGGGCGCTTTTCTGCAACTACGTGCGGCCACCCGTGATGTGGGCATGAAATTGGTGCTCGATGGGGTGTTTAACCACACGGGTGATTCTCATCACTGGTTTGACCGCCATCAGCAAGGCGCGAACGGCGCTTGTCATCATCCAGATTCACCTTATCGTGGCTGGTTTAACTTCCTCCCCGATGGGCGGGCGCTGGACTGGAAAGGCAATGCCAGTTTGCCAAAACTTAACTTCGCGAATGACGACGTGGTGAATCAAATTTATCGCGGTGATAATAGCGTAGTGCGTTATTGGTTACGGCCGCCCTATAGCATTGATGGCTGGCGGTTGGATGTCGTGCACATGCTGGGGGAACAGGGCGGAGCCAGAGGGAATTTGCGGCATCTGGCCGGTATCTATCAGGCGGCGAAAGAGGAGAATTCACAAGCCTATATGCTGGGTGAACACTTTGGTGACGCGCGCAGTTGGTTACAGGCTGGCGTGGAAGATTCAGCGATGAATTACATGGGTTTTGCCCTGCCAGTGCGCGGCTTTTTGGCGGGTATTGATGTGGCTTATCATCCGATAAAACTCAAGGCCGAAGATTGCGCCTATTGGATGGATGAGTATCGTGCGGGGCTGTCGCATGATCATCAGCTTCGCTTATTTAACCAGTTGGACAGCCATGACACGGCGCGCTTTATCACGCTGCTCAAGGGTGATAAAGCCCGTATGCAAATGGCACTGGTGTGGCTGTTTAGCTGGATTGGTGTGCCTTGCCTATTTTATGGTGATGAAATTGGTCTGGACGGCGGCAATGATCCCTTCTGCCGCAAACCCTTTCCGTGGGATGAGACTCAGTGGGATGGCGAGCTACTGAAACTCTGCCAGCGAATGGCGGCTTTACGCCACAAAAGTATGGCACTGCGCCGTGGCGGCTGTCAGGTGATTCATGCTGATAATGATTCTCTGGTATTCATCCGCAGCTACCAACGCGAGCGGGTGATGGTCGCAATACAGCGTAATCACGATATGAATATCTTATTGTCCGCATCACCTTTGCTCAATGTGGCTGAGTGGCGGTGTCTGGAGGGATTTTCCAAACTGGATGTCATTGCGGCTGGGGTTAATCTTCAATTGCAGGGTGAGAGTGTCACACTATGGCGCAGCCAGTCCTAGTTAAGCACTATAGCGAGCACTAACTTAGCAGTTAGTGCGCAGTAGCAGAAATTAAGGCGGCTAAATGCCGCTTTTTCTTTGGGTGAGATAGTATGTATATAGCGGGTCTACACAGTGGGTAGGCACACTCACCAAAGGGAAAATGATATGAGCACGACTAAAAGACAGGCATTGATTATCGGCGCATCTCGGGGCTTGGGGCTGGGGTTGGTTGATGAACTAAGTCGCCGTGGCTGGTCAGTCACGGCGACGACGCGCGGTGCGGCGAAAGATACCGGTGCACATGCGGCTCATTGGTTAACATTAGATATTAATCAGCCAGAAAGCATCAAGCAGTTCCTGCCGCAGGTACAGGGCCAGAAGTTTGACCTGATATTTGTGAATGCGGGTATTTCGGGGCCAGAGCATCAATCAGCGCTGGATGCGAAACCCGAAGAGATCCTTGAACTGTTCCAAACCAATGCGATTTCACCTATCCGCATTGCTCAGCATCTGTTGGCGCAACGCAATCCTACTCACAGTGTGCTGGCCTTTATGTCCTCTCAATTGGGGAGTTTGGGGCACAATGCTTCTGGGCATAAGCCGTTGTATTCCGCCAGTAAAGCTGCGCTGAATATGATGACTCGCAATCTGGTCGCTGAGGTGGCAGACCCGACACTGACCGTGCTATCCATCCATCCGGGCTGGGTAAAAACAGACATGGGCGGAGATGCCGCACCACTGACGGTCGCGACCAGTGTGAAAGGGGTTGTTGACCAAATTGAACGCGCTTCAGGCAAGGGTGGTCACGGTTTTATCGACTATCAGGGGCATACATTGCCGTGGTGATTTATACCCATCATACTTCAAGCTGCATGTGCGTTGGCTGCTCTTGTTATTCGGCCCATCCATGGGCCTCACCTTGTTGAGGCCGCTGCAAACAGCGTTCAAATCGGTTCCCGACCGATTTGTCACCCGAATCACTTACCTGAGTAAGCTCATCGGGATTCACTCAATTGCCGCCTTCCCGCAACTCGAATTATTTTGGGTATAATTTGGGTATAAATAGACCGATAAATTTCCCCCATCGATCCATTGATGGGGGAGTCATTAATGGCTATCAGTAGCCGATGGCAGCACCCGCTGGGCGACGAACATCATTGGCTCCGTACAGATAACCTTCGCGCACTTTGCCTGAGACGGCAGAGTCATTTCCCGAGTTGGCCGGGCTGACACCGTCAACGCCAGCCAAACCGACCAGAATCAGCTCAGTCGCGCCCCACGGATTCTGCTCAACCATCTTATATCCCATCGTTTTCAGCAGGTTAAGACTATCTGCGGAGACACCACGCTGCTCGTAATAAACTTCGTCGGGCAACCATTGGTGATGAATACGCGGGGCATCCACCGCCTCTTGAGGGGCCATGCCGTGATCAATCACATTCAATGCGGTTTGTAGAGTAATCGTGATGATTCGTGAACCGCCCGGTGAACCTAACACCATAAATGTCTTACCGTCTTTGGTCACTAGTGTCGGGCTCATGGACGATAGTGGGCGCTTACCGGGGGCGATAGCATTCGTCGCTCCCTGAACCAATCCATACATATTTTGCTCACCGACTTTGACAGTGAAATCATCCATTTCATCATTGAGGAAGAAACCCGTGCCAGGGGCTATCACCACCGCACCAAAGCGACCATTCACTGTGTAGGTGGTCGAGACGGCATTGCCTTCATGATCGACGATGGAGTAGTGAGTTGTTTCCGGTTTTTCATGTGGCTGCATACCCGGTTGCACTTCTACCGATGGCGTTGCTCTGTTGGCGACGATCTGCTTGCGAATATCTGCGGCATAACTTTTACTCAGTAGGCGGTCAATCGGGTTTTTAACAAACTCCGGATCACCGAGGAAGGTATTACGGTCCATATAGGCATGGCGCATCGCTTCAGTTAGCGTGTGAATGTAAGCGGCAGAGTTAAAGCCCATACTTTTCAGGTCATAGCCTTCAAGCACATTCAAGGTTTCACATAATGTCACTCCACCTGAGCTAGGCGGAGGGGAGGAGACAAATTTATAACCACGATAGCTACAGGTAATGGGCGCGGTTTCAGTGATTTTATAATTGGCGAAATCAGCTGCCGTTAGAATGCCGCCGCCTTTTTTCGCTGCGTTTTCCACGGCCTGCGGTATTTTGCCCTGATAAAATGCATCCGGCCCCTTCTCAGAGATCGCGGTCAATGTATCAGCTAAATCAGCTTGAATTAGCCGATCTCCCGGTTGCAAGGCTTCGCCATCTTTACGCAGGAAAATACGAGCAGATTCAGGGTCCTGACGGAAGCGTTTAACCGTGGTATCCAGAATATCAGTATCGGCGCGGGTCAATGTAAAGCCTTCGCGGGCCAGCTTGATAGCGGGTGCCATGACTTGCTGGCGGGTCAATTTACCGTATTTCTTTTGTGCGCTGTCCATCCCTAAAACCGTGCCGGGAACACCCGCAGCCAGATAGCCATACAAACTGGCATCTTTGGTCACTTTACCCTCTTTATCCAAATACATATCAGCACTGGCAGCGGCAGGTGCGGTTTCACGGAAATTGATGAATGTATCGGTTCCATCAGCAAGGTGAATGGTCATAAAACCACCGCCCCCAATATTGCCGCAGCATGGATTCACCACCGCTTGTGCATATCCCACGGCGACAGCAGCATCAATGGCGTTTCCCCCCATTTTCAAAATATCGGTCCCTACCTGTGAAGCCAGATATTGGGAAGTCACAACCATGCCATTCTTTGCCTCTACTGCGGGTGTTGAAGCTGCATGCAGCGTACCACTCACCAGTAAAGCCAATATAGCCAAGGGGTTATTCCATGTTTTCAAAAGCATTCTGACTCCTGTTATATCCTGCCCGCCAGGGATTACCCGGTCATTTTTGTCTGGCAACTTAAAATCGCTGCTTATGTAATGTGCAAAACACACACCAGTAATAATTAATAGCAGAATTAATGTTTATTACAGCTAATTAATTGGTGATGGAGGGAGGATTGATGACCTACAGTCAGATTGATAGGTTGTTTTTGTTCGGAGGAGATTAAATTAAGTGAAAACAACTGATTGAAAATAAAGGGATATAACTAAGACGGTTCAACTGGGAATGAGAATTATTATATAGACTCTGCGGCGGGTGCTTGAAGCTGTCTGCTTTAAGTGCTTGCATCAGGCTGAGAGTAGGCAGAGAAAAGCCCCGTATCAATGTTAATCAATACGAGGCCCTCTGTAATGCACGACAACATTACGGTAGCCTTTTACCCGCCGAAAGGCAAGGAGGCTGAAGATGCCCAAAAATACGCTTGTTTTATGTCTGTTAATTGTTTGTATAACAGTGCTGGCATTGACATTAATTACACGTAAATCACTGTGTGAGCTACGTGCGAAAAATGGGAACAAGGAGGTTGCGGCCATTTTAGCTTACGAATCTGAACGGTAAGGCGACCGGGCGGGGAGCAATCCCCGCCTTTCGTTGTCAGGTCACAGCTTTCAAGCACCCATTGAGTTTTTGCGTAGTCAATTCAGGTGATTTGGACATGAAAAAGCCAGTCAGTATGAACTGACTGGCTTGATATCCCTGAGTAAAATCAGGGGTAGCGTAAACTGTGATTACAGTTTAGAGGCGTTTTCAGACAGGTATTTAGCAACGCCATCTGGAGATGCGCCCATACCTGCTTTGCCTTTTTCCCACTGTGCAGGGCAAACGTCACCGTGCTCTTCGTGGAATTGCAGTGCGTCAACCATACGCAGCATTTCGTCGATGTTACGGCCCAGCGGCAGATCGTTAACCACTTGGTGACGAACAACGCCGTTTTTGTCGATCAGGAAAGAGCCGCGCAGCGCAACACCTGCATCTGGGTGCTCAATACCGTAGGCTTTCTGAATTTCACGTTTGATATCAGCAACCATTGGGTACTTAACTTCACCAATACCGCCGTTATCAACCGGGGTTTTACGCCATGCGTTGTGAACAAACTCGGAGTCGAAAGAGACACCAACAACTTCAACGCCACGTTTCTGGAATTCTTCGTAACGGTGGTCGAAAGCGATCAACTCTGAAGGACAAACAAAAGTGAAGTCCATTGGCCAGAAGAACAGGACGGCAGGGCGGCCGTTCAGGTGTTTTTTCAGGTTGAAGTTTTCAACGATTTCGCCGCTACCAAGAACAGCAGCTGCTGTAAAATCAGGGGCTTGACGAGTTACCAGAACCATAAATTACTCCTGTTAATAGGGATGGATTAACCAGTTGTCTTAAAAGTATCGGCACAGCATAGGTATTTAAGCGTTATGAATAAAGGGATAAATACCAATCGCTGTGATAGCTTTTACCTATCGTTACGACGTTTTTAGTTTCGTAGTCTTGTTAAGATACCCATTTTGGTAGAAAGCGCAAGTGACTTAGCACCATATAACCATACCAAAAAAGATGTTTTTAGCTAAATCTGCTGACGTTTCGCCTGCAACATCATTGTGGGATAAAATGCCCAAAACAGCTGTTCTAACGGCTGATAGTGCTGTTCTATGTCGTGAAAAGAACCAGCAAGCGCGGCCAGTTTAGGCCGTCGATTAGCCATACCTTGTAACACATCAGCGATAAAAGGGAGTTCAGCATAGCGCTCCAGCCAACGCTCGGGCCACAAATAGGCGTTGAGGTTCTGAAAACGTTCGGGCGTCTGCTGCAAATGCGGCAAAATCTGGTTTTGCGCATATTGGGTAAAATCGGGCAGCGTAGAGTCGGGCACCAGTTTATCCCAATTGCGGGCAAGAAAATGGTCCCACAGCACATCTAGAGTAATAGGGGCAACCCGACGATAATCGGCACTGAAATAGGTACGCGCCTCTTTGACCAACGGCAAGGTATCCGTCATCACATCAACACGGCGATGCATCATGATGCCCGCGACAATTTCAGGTGTGTACTCACCCTGCGGATTACCTCGGACAAAATCTGCCAGCAGATTACCGAGTAAAGAGCTGTCAGCCAGCGTGGCGAGGTGAAGATGAGCGAGAAAGTTCATGTATCGAGTATAATTCAAAT comes from Yersinia mollaretii ATCC 43969 and encodes:
- a CDS encoding SDR family oxidoreductase, with translation MSTTKRQALIIGASRGLGLGLVDELSRRGWSVTATTRGAAKDTGAHAAHWLTLDINQPESIKQFLPQVQGQKFDLIFVNAGISGPEHQSALDAKPEEILELFQTNAISPIRIAQHLLAQRNPTHSVLAFMSSQLGSLGHNASGHKPLYSASKAALNMMTRNLVAEVADPTLTVLSIHPGWVKTDMGGDAAPLTVATSVKGVVDQIERASGKGGHGFIDYQGHTLPW
- the ggt gene encoding gamma-glutamyltransferase, which translates into the protein MLLKTWNNPLAILALLVSGTLHAASTPAVEAKNGMVVTSQYLASQVGTDILKMGGNAIDAAVAVGYAQAVVNPCCGNIGGGGFMTIHLADGTDTFINFRETAPAAASADMYLDKEGKVTKDASLYGYLAAGVPGTVLGMDSAQKKYGKLTRQQVMAPAIKLAREGFTLTRADTDILDTTVKRFRQDPESARIFLRKDGEALQPGDRLIQADLADTLTAISEKGPDAFYQGKIPQAVENAAKKGGGILTAADFANYKITETAPITCSYRGYKFVSSPPPSSGGVTLCETLNVLEGYDLKSMGFNSAAYIHTLTEAMRHAYMDRNTFLGDPEFVKNPIDRLLSKSYAADIRKQIVANRATPSVEVQPGMQPHEKPETTHYSIVDHEGNAVSTTYTVNGRFGAVVIAPGTGFFLNDEMDDFTVKVGEQNMYGLVQGATNAIAPGKRPLSSMSPTLVTKDGKTFMVLGSPGGSRIITITLQTALNVIDHGMAPQEAVDAPRIHHQWLPDEVYYEQRGVSADSLNLLKTMGYKMVEQNPWGATELILVGLAGVDGVSPANSGNDSAVSGKVREGYLYGANDVRRPAGAAIGY
- a CDS encoding type I toxin-antitoxin system Hok family toxin, encoding MKMPKNTLVLCLLIVCITVLALTLITRKSLCELRAKNGNKEVAAILAYESER
- a CDS encoding peroxiredoxin C → MVLVTRQAPDFTAAAVLGSGEIVENFNLKKHLNGRPAVLFFWPMDFTFVCPSELIAFDHRYEEFQKRGVEVVGVSFDSEFVHNAWRKTPVDNGGIGEVKYPMVADIKREIQKAYGIEHPDAGVALRGSFLIDKNGVVRHQVVNDLPLGRNIDEMLRMVDALQFHEEHGDVCPAQWEKGKAGMGASPDGVAKYLSENASKL
- a CDS encoding ACP phosphodiesterase, with product MNFLAHLHLATLADSSLLGNLLADFVRGNPQGEYTPEIVAGIMMHRRVDVMTDTLPLVKEARTYFSADYRRVAPITLDVLWDHFLARNWDKLVPDSTLPDFTQYAQNQILPHLQQTPERFQNLNAYLWPERWLERYAELPFIADVLQGMANRRPKLAALAGSFHDIEQHYQPLEQLFWAFYPTMMLQAKRQQI